A section of the Castanea sativa cultivar Marrone di Chiusa Pesio chromosome 12, ASM4071231v1 genome encodes:
- the LOC142620373 gene encoding auxin-induced protein 6B-like yields the protein MKLPIQDLLPWSSLSVNQGTMMYFTTFARRKISMLMKKLGLLSHSKNSYNRIDPTESSKTRKVPKGHIGMYVGEERKRYEVPVKYLSLPAFQELFVQSQEDELETKIEGPIMLACKTEEFDQLLKLAKVASQS from the exons ATGAAGTTACCAATTCAG GACCTTCTTCCTTGGTCTTCTCTATCTGTTAACCAAGGAACAATGATGTATTTCACAACCTTCGCTCGTAGGAAAATCAGCATGCTCATGAAAAAACTAGGTTTATTAAGTCATTCAAAGAACTCGTACAATCGAATTGACCCTACTGAAAGCTCCAAGACCCGCAAAGTTCCAAAAGGTCATATAGGTATGTACGTGGGAGAAGAGAGGAAGAGATACGAAGTTCCAGTGAAGTATCTATCATTACCAGCATTCCAAGAATTGTTTGTGCAGTCACAAGAAGATGAGcttgaaacaaaaatagaagGTCCCATCATGCTTGCATGCAAAACTGAAGAATTTGATCAGTTATTAAAGCTAGCCAAAGTAGCGTCACAATCCTAG